A genomic window from Etheostoma spectabile isolate EspeVRDwgs_2016 chromosome 13, UIUC_Espe_1.0, whole genome shotgun sequence includes:
- the LOC116700187 gene encoding homeobox protein prophet of Pit-1 has translation MARGLDFTGGNVSEMTTFYSGHYWPATCLDMNTNDDYAQDTSRVNHDAPHRMRSDTQRRRKRTTFSKAQLSELERAFSVTQYPDIKMKESLASITGLPESKIQVWFQNRRARYFKSKKPNREVLKPFTDYLPHFSYTPTLNPPFPQLADSFPHYPSLPSPPGYPAPSLPQSTRLSTILGSQTESLPAPTSPVVADQATSCTPHRPDLPGVPQDHYCQTPNFTDFRKVFPHNGFSQWDLTEDFEAFIGDAQGAQSVAIHCAADGHPEPKESVSRLEHQSISSTDESMDDLSDFCFPDLGNFNLSDLDISTAMIDYFLG, from the exons ATGGCACGCGGGTTGGATTTTACTGGCGGTAATGTTTCTGAGATGACTACGTTTTACTCGGGACACTACTGGCCAGCCACATGCCTGGACATGAACACCAACGACGATTACGCACAGGACACCAGCAGAG TGAACCATGATGCTCCCCACAGGATGCGCTCGGACACCCAACGCCGCCGGAAGCGCACGACTTTCAGCAAGGCGCAGCTGAGCGAGCTGGAGAGGGCTTTCTCTGTCACACAGTACCCGGACATCAAAATGAAGGAGTCTCTTGCATCAATAACTGGGCTACCGGAGTCTAAAATCCAG GTCTGGTTTCAGAACCGACGCGCGCGCTATTTCAAGAGCAAGAAACCGAACAGAGAAGTCCTCAAACCCTTCACAGACTACCTTCCTCACTTCTCATACACTCCAACTCTTAATCCACCATTCCCACAGTTGGCTGATTCTTTCCCTCATTATCCCAGCCTACCGTCACCACCAGGCTACCCTGCTCCCAGTTTACCTCAGTCCACCAGGCTCTCAACCATCCTGGGGAGTCAGACCGAGTCACTGCCCGCACCTACATCCCCTGTCGTTGCCGACCAAGCTACATCCTGCACCCCGCATAGGCCGGATCTCCCAGGAGTTCCCCAAGACCATTATTGTCAAACGCCAAACTTTACTGATTTTCGCAAGGTGTTCCCACACAACGGGTTCAGTCAATGGGATTTGACGGAGGACTTTGAAGCTTTCATCGGAGATGCACAAGGAGCCCAATCTGTGGCTATCCACTGCGCTGCAGACGGACATCCTGAACCCAAGGAGAGCGTGAGTCGGCTGGAGCACCAGAGCATCTCCAGCACTGACGAGTCCATGGATGACCTGTCCGATTTTTGCTTTCCTGACCTGGGCAACTTTAATCTATCAGATTTGGACATTTCTACAGCAAtgattgattattttttgggctga